In Setaria italica strain Yugu1 chromosome IX, Setaria_italica_v2.0, whole genome shotgun sequence, the genomic stretch TACAACAGCAAGCGCCAAAGCTACCGCCACCGACTTCCCCAGCCGCGTCGCCGGAGCAGAAGACGAAGATCCaggcgtcgtcgtcgttccGTTGTTGGTGTCCGGTTTCTCCGCGGCGCAGGTGTAGCCGCAGAGGCTGGGCCTGACGACTCGGTACACGCCCTTGCTCGCCAGGACGAAGATATCCTTGCTGTTGTCCTCCCCGAACGAGAAGATGTAACCGAGCAACGGGTCGGTGCTCCCGGTGCTGGATTCGCAGGCGATCGGGGAGTTCTTGGAGCAGCTCAGTGGAATCACAGCCGAGGTGTAGTTCCCGCTGCCCTCTGGGGTCTCTGTGCCGGTCCACATCATTGATGAGTACAGATCGGTGTAGAGGTACCTGGCAGGGCATTAGCAGATAGGACTGTCAATCTAAGCTCAACAAACTAGAAAACGAATTTATCTAGAAACTTATGGCAAATAAATTACTCAagataaatgaaaaaaatatgagcTATATCCTGTACTCCTTGTAAAACAATGAAAATAGAAGTGCTACCTTCCGTATAAGCAAGGATCAGTAGACCCTCGATAAACATATCCGCCTGTAATCGATGCAGATCCAATTTCCTTATTGACAGAGGAATGGTCATAGCCCATGACAGGGAAAATGGCGTTTATGGAGTCAAGTGACGTATTCCCCCCAGGCGACTGTTGTGGATGATAAATGTACGGACCCTCGTATGCACGCCATCCATAGTTTCCTCCCTTGGTAATCAAATCTACTTCTTCGTATGCATCCTGCTCATGTTAGATAAAAAGTCGAAATACAAATTCAGAAGGTGATGCCCGGCACTATCTTAGTTCTCTTCAGAAGTACAAACGATTAATGAAATGATTTCGTAGTGTAAATTAAGAGTCAACGAAAATAAAGCAAGACTTTTATCCTACTATATTTGAGTATAGTAATAAACAAGGAGATTAGCTCACTATCACTAGTCTTATGTACATCATATTATTTCTTAATAAAAAAGTATAGAGAATGTCCCAAGAGGCTTAGAGAAGAACTGTCAGCGCTTCAGtatttttctagttttaaaAGGTCGAAATATGTGGCTTGATAAACTTATAATTGAAGTGGTACCTGCCCAACATCTCCACAGTAGAAGTATGAAGGCCTCTTAGAATCAAAACTGCATCTCCATGGGTTGGAGAAACCCAAGGCCCAAATCTCTGGTTGTAAGTCACTATCATCAGCAAACGGATTGTCCTTTGGAATAGAATAATTACCCCATAAGCTCTGGTTTAGGGTTTGACTCTGGCCTGAAAGAGCAAAACCCAAAATTAAATCTTATACATCATTCTACATGTAGAAAGCTTCAAAGGTATTGGTGT encodes the following:
- the LOC101785119 gene encoding HIPL1 protein, with protein sequence MRRPPLAARVRRSLLPLLLCCCCLAAWSPPPAARALPLCTDGRAPLPLNRTLAFCSAYGGGSGNSSSCCDAAADAALRKRFDAMKVPDAACAGVVKSVLCANGRFFVSYNCDRTQSPKCAGRCSCNSAANCDPSKLGTDNGAQPCQYQVVVSEYSAKVSSSTVSMATSANPSEVRRIFTMGLPYTAHHGGQILFGPTDGYLYLMMGDGGSKGDPFNFSQNKKSLLGKIMRLDIDGTQSQSQTLNQSLWGNYSIPKDNPFADDSDLQPEIWALGFSNPWRCSFDSKRPSYFYCGDVGQDAYEEVDLITKGGNYGWRAYEGPYIYHPQQSPGGNTSLDSINAIFPVMGYDHSSVNKEIGSASITGGYVYRGSTDPCLYGRYLYTDLYSSMMWTGTETPEGSGNYTSAVIPLSCSKNSPIACESSTGSTDPLLGYIFSFGEDNSKDIFVLASKGVYRVVRPSLCGYTCAAEKPDTNNGTTTTPGSSSSAPATRLGKSVAVALALAVVLLRCPHGLFFGIVSFALSVQAALVTPLVL